In the Populus trichocarpa isolate Nisqually-1 chromosome 1, P.trichocarpa_v4.1, whole genome shotgun sequence genome, one interval contains:
- the LOC7486664 gene encoding E3 ubiquitin-protein ligase RHF2A isoform X3: MEGIEERKKKSEAHLTVSAAAFVEGGIQEACDDACSICLENFCDSDPSTVTSCKHEFHLQCILEWCQRSSQCPMCWQPISLKDPMSQELLEAVEQERSFRLNPSRNATIFHHPALGDFELQHLPVGANDAELEERLIQHLTAAAAMGRRRIARREGQRNRSSAQGRPQFLVLSSQPNGSPAGSISSSPTQREALADPCSASASGSSFTNQHANSMDNRSPNQSSPNSQDRAGPSDLQSFSESIKSKFNAVSMRYKESISKSTRGWKERFFTRNTTMADLGSEVRREVNAGIATVSRMMESLETRDDSRTGTSSVSNSVDGSVAESNSQQPEVGVVNATSDPNTKVQASHAASSGSV, translated from the exons ATGGAG GGAATtgaagagaggaagaagaagagtgaAGCACATTTAACAGTATCTGCTGCAGCTTTCGTCGAAGGAGGGATACAGGAAGCGTGTGATGATGCTTGCAGTATTTGCCTGGAAAACTTCTGCGACAGTGATCCCTCAACT gtgaCCAGTTGCAAGCATGAGTTCCACCTCCAGTGCATTCTTGAAtg GTGTCAAAGGAGTTCCCAGTGCCCTATGTGTTGGCAACCCATCAGTTTGAAGGATCCCATGAG TCAGGAATTACTTGAGGCTGTAGAACAGGAGAGGAGTTTTAGGTTAAATCCATCAAGAAATGCCACCATATTTCATCATCCAGCCCTTGGGGACTTTGAATTACAGCAT TTGCCAGTGGGTGCAAATGATGCTGAACTTGAAGAGCGTTTAATACAGCACTTAACTGCTGCTGCGGCAATGGGGCGGCGTCGTATTGCTAGAAGGGAAGGGCAGCGGAACAGGTCATCAGCTCAAGGTCGTCCACAGTTCCTAGTACTCTCAAGTCAACCTAATGGATCCCCTGCTGGTTCAATTTCTTCCTCCCCAACTCAGAGAGAAG CCCTGGCTGATCCATGTTCTGCTTCAGCTTCTGGATCCAGTTTTACCAATCAACATGCAAATTCCATGGACAATAG GTCTCCTAATCAGTCTTCTCCAAATAGTCAAGACAGAGCAGGGCCGTCAGACCTTCAGTCATTTTCAGAGTCTATCAAATCCAAATTCAATGCAGTGTCAATGAG ATATAAAGAGTCGATTTCAAAGAGTACTAGGGGATGGAAAGAGAGATTTTTCACTCGCAATACTACCATGGCAGATCTAGGTTCTGAAGTTAGAAGAGAGGTCAATGCTGGAATTGCGACAGTATCTCGCATGATGGAGAGTCTAGAAACCAGAGACGATAGTAGAACTGGCACCTCTTCTGTATCAAACAGTGTAGACGGTTCAGTTGCAGAATCTAACAGTCAGCAACCGGAGGTTGGTGTTGTCAATGCAACAAGTGATCCCAATACTAAAGTGCAAGCTTCACATGCTGCAAGTTCTGGCTCAGTTTAA
- the LOC7486664 gene encoding E3 ubiquitin-protein ligase RHF2A isoform X2: MEGIEERKKKSEAHLTVSAAAFVEGGIQEACDDACSICLENFCDSDPSTVTSCKHEFHLQCILEWCQRSSQCPMCWQPISLKDPMSQELLEAVEQERSFRLNPSRNATIFHHPALGDFELQHLPVGANDAELEERLIQHLTAAAAMGRRRIARREGQRNRSSAQGRPQFLVLSSQPNGSPAGSISSSPTQREGEPVSAITIATPSSQPLESSLQLITPLSSEALADPCSASASGSSFTNQHANSMDNRSPNQSSPNSQDRAGPSDLQSFSESIKSKFNAVSMRYKESISKSTRGWKERFFTRNTTMADLGSEVRREVNAGIATVSRMMESLETRDDSRTGTSSVSNSVDGSVAESNSQQPEI; this comes from the exons ATGGAG GGAATtgaagagaggaagaagaagagtgaAGCACATTTAACAGTATCTGCTGCAGCTTTCGTCGAAGGAGGGATACAGGAAGCGTGTGATGATGCTTGCAGTATTTGCCTGGAAAACTTCTGCGACAGTGATCCCTCAACT gtgaCCAGTTGCAAGCATGAGTTCCACCTCCAGTGCATTCTTGAAtg GTGTCAAAGGAGTTCCCAGTGCCCTATGTGTTGGCAACCCATCAGTTTGAAGGATCCCATGAG TCAGGAATTACTTGAGGCTGTAGAACAGGAGAGGAGTTTTAGGTTAAATCCATCAAGAAATGCCACCATATTTCATCATCCAGCCCTTGGGGACTTTGAATTACAGCAT TTGCCAGTGGGTGCAAATGATGCTGAACTTGAAGAGCGTTTAATACAGCACTTAACTGCTGCTGCGGCAATGGGGCGGCGTCGTATTGCTAGAAGGGAAGGGCAGCGGAACAGGTCATCAGCTCAAGGTCGTCCACAGTTCCTAGTACTCTCAAGTCAACCTAATGGATCCCCTGCTGGTTCAATTTCTTCCTCCCCAACTCAGAGAGAAGGTGAACCTGTTTCTGCAATCACAATAGCAACACCATCTTCCCAACCACTTGAATCTTCTCTACAACTAATCACACCACTGTCTTCTGAAGCCCTGGCTGATCCATGTTCTGCTTCAGCTTCTGGATCCAGTTTTACCAATCAACATGCAAATTCCATGGACAATAG GTCTCCTAATCAGTCTTCTCCAAATAGTCAAGACAGAGCAGGGCCGTCAGACCTTCAGTCATTTTCAGAGTCTATCAAATCCAAATTCAATGCAGTGTCAATGAG ATATAAAGAGTCGATTTCAAAGAGTACTAGGGGATGGAAAGAGAGATTTTTCACTCGCAATACTACCATGGCAGATCTAGGTTCTGAAGTTAGAAGAGAGGTCAATGCTGGAATTGCGACAGTATCTCGCATGATGGAGAGTCTAGAAACCAGAGACGATAGTAGAACTGGCACCTCTTCTGTATCAAACAGTGTAGACGGTTCAGTTGCAGAATCTAACAGTCAGCAACCGGAG ATATAG
- the LOC7486664 gene encoding E3 ubiquitin-protein ligase RHF2A isoform X1, which translates to MEGIEERKKKSEAHLTVSAAAFVEGGIQEACDDACSICLENFCDSDPSTVTSCKHEFHLQCILEWCQRSSQCPMCWQPISLKDPMSQELLEAVEQERSFRLNPSRNATIFHHPALGDFELQHLPVGANDAELEERLIQHLTAAAAMGRRRIARREGQRNRSSAQGRPQFLVLSSQPNGSPAGSISSSPTQREGEPVSAITIATPSSQPLESSLQLITPLSSEALADPCSASASGSSFTNQHANSMDNRSPNQSSPNSQDRAGPSDLQSFSESIKSKFNAVSMRYKESISKSTRGWKERFFTRNTTMADLGSEVRREVNAGIATVSRMMESLETRDDSRTGTSSVSNSVDGSVAESNSQQPEVGVVNATSDPNTKVQASHAASSGSV; encoded by the exons ATGGAG GGAATtgaagagaggaagaagaagagtgaAGCACATTTAACAGTATCTGCTGCAGCTTTCGTCGAAGGAGGGATACAGGAAGCGTGTGATGATGCTTGCAGTATTTGCCTGGAAAACTTCTGCGACAGTGATCCCTCAACT gtgaCCAGTTGCAAGCATGAGTTCCACCTCCAGTGCATTCTTGAAtg GTGTCAAAGGAGTTCCCAGTGCCCTATGTGTTGGCAACCCATCAGTTTGAAGGATCCCATGAG TCAGGAATTACTTGAGGCTGTAGAACAGGAGAGGAGTTTTAGGTTAAATCCATCAAGAAATGCCACCATATTTCATCATCCAGCCCTTGGGGACTTTGAATTACAGCAT TTGCCAGTGGGTGCAAATGATGCTGAACTTGAAGAGCGTTTAATACAGCACTTAACTGCTGCTGCGGCAATGGGGCGGCGTCGTATTGCTAGAAGGGAAGGGCAGCGGAACAGGTCATCAGCTCAAGGTCGTCCACAGTTCCTAGTACTCTCAAGTCAACCTAATGGATCCCCTGCTGGTTCAATTTCTTCCTCCCCAACTCAGAGAGAAGGTGAACCTGTTTCTGCAATCACAATAGCAACACCATCTTCCCAACCACTTGAATCTTCTCTACAACTAATCACACCACTGTCTTCTGAAGCCCTGGCTGATCCATGTTCTGCTTCAGCTTCTGGATCCAGTTTTACCAATCAACATGCAAATTCCATGGACAATAG GTCTCCTAATCAGTCTTCTCCAAATAGTCAAGACAGAGCAGGGCCGTCAGACCTTCAGTCATTTTCAGAGTCTATCAAATCCAAATTCAATGCAGTGTCAATGAG ATATAAAGAGTCGATTTCAAAGAGTACTAGGGGATGGAAAGAGAGATTTTTCACTCGCAATACTACCATGGCAGATCTAGGTTCTGAAGTTAGAAGAGAGGTCAATGCTGGAATTGCGACAGTATCTCGCATGATGGAGAGTCTAGAAACCAGAGACGATAGTAGAACTGGCACCTCTTCTGTATCAAACAGTGTAGACGGTTCAGTTGCAGAATCTAACAGTCAGCAACCGGAGGTTGGTGTTGTCAATGCAACAAGTGATCCCAATACTAAAGTGCAAGCTTCACATGCTGCAAGTTCTGGCTCAGTTTAA
- the LOC7486664 gene encoding E3 ubiquitin-protein ligase RHF2A isoform X4, which produces MCWQPISLKDPMSQELLEAVEQERSFRLNPSRNATIFHHPALGDFELQHLPVGANDAELEERLIQHLTAAAAMGRRRIARREGQRNRSSAQGRPQFLVLSSQPNGSPAGSISSSPTQREGEPVSAITIATPSSQPLESSLQLITPLSSEALADPCSASASGSSFTNQHANSMDNRSPNQSSPNSQDRAGPSDLQSFSESIKSKFNAVSMRYKESISKSTRGWKERFFTRNTTMADLGSEVRREVNAGIATVSRMMESLETRDDSRTGTSSVSNSVDGSVAESNSQQPEVGVVNATSDPNTKVQASHAASSGSV; this is translated from the exons ATGTGTTGGCAACCCATCAGTTTGAAGGATCCCATGAG TCAGGAATTACTTGAGGCTGTAGAACAGGAGAGGAGTTTTAGGTTAAATCCATCAAGAAATGCCACCATATTTCATCATCCAGCCCTTGGGGACTTTGAATTACAGCAT TTGCCAGTGGGTGCAAATGATGCTGAACTTGAAGAGCGTTTAATACAGCACTTAACTGCTGCTGCGGCAATGGGGCGGCGTCGTATTGCTAGAAGGGAAGGGCAGCGGAACAGGTCATCAGCTCAAGGTCGTCCACAGTTCCTAGTACTCTCAAGTCAACCTAATGGATCCCCTGCTGGTTCAATTTCTTCCTCCCCAACTCAGAGAGAAGGTGAACCTGTTTCTGCAATCACAATAGCAACACCATCTTCCCAACCACTTGAATCTTCTCTACAACTAATCACACCACTGTCTTCTGAAGCCCTGGCTGATCCATGTTCTGCTTCAGCTTCTGGATCCAGTTTTACCAATCAACATGCAAATTCCATGGACAATAG GTCTCCTAATCAGTCTTCTCCAAATAGTCAAGACAGAGCAGGGCCGTCAGACCTTCAGTCATTTTCAGAGTCTATCAAATCCAAATTCAATGCAGTGTCAATGAG ATATAAAGAGTCGATTTCAAAGAGTACTAGGGGATGGAAAGAGAGATTTTTCACTCGCAATACTACCATGGCAGATCTAGGTTCTGAAGTTAGAAGAGAGGTCAATGCTGGAATTGCGACAGTATCTCGCATGATGGAGAGTCTAGAAACCAGAGACGATAGTAGAACTGGCACCTCTTCTGTATCAAACAGTGTAGACGGTTCAGTTGCAGAATCTAACAGTCAGCAACCGGAGGTTGGTGTTGTCAATGCAACAAGTGATCCCAATACTAAAGTGCAAGCTTCACATGCTGCAAGTTCTGGCTCAGTTTAA